Sequence from the Myxococcales bacterium genome:
CCGAACCCTTGTTGCCGAAGCTGGGCGTATTATCGGGAAAAACCTGGTAGCCGTTGACGTAGAGCTTGTCGTTTTCCCGCGTCAGGTAAAACGGGGGCGTCAGCAGGCGGCCCTTGAGCAGCAGGTAGCAATTCTTGCAATCGAGCCGTTCGCCGCGGCTCGGATCGACCGCGATGTCGGGCTCGGCAACCTTGAACGTAGCGAGGATTTCCGCCAGTTCCTCGTCGGAAAATTGCGCCTCGATCGGCAGCCCGGCCACCGTCGCGATTTGTTCGGGCGCCGAGGGCGCTCGCTCGGGCGCGGCGGCGGTTTCGGGCGCCGGCGACGAAACGGCATGGCCCGCCGCCCGGTCGGACAGCGGGTCGCAACCGGAAAAAACGAGAAACGAAATCGCCAGAAGAACGGGAAGGATCGTCAATTTCATCGCCTGCTCCAAGAAAAATTGCCGATGAATAATCATTGACATTAATAAAATAGAAAATCAAGTAAATATTTTCGGGACGGGGAAAATCAGCCGCTGAACGCGTAATGGCGCAGGAATTGCCAGGCGGCGCGCAGGAGCAGGCGGCGGCTGCTGGGTTCGCGGAGGCGGCGGCGGTAATGGCGGAAAACGGCCCGGCGCAGGTAGAAGCTCCGGTAGAGGCGGCGGCGGAACTTTTCGAGTTCGGACGCTTCCAGGCCCGTCGGCACGAACGACACCTGGTGCTCGCTCATCGCCTGATAGCCGCCGATTTTCCGGCCGTGCCGTTCGATCTCGTTCGTCAGTTCGGCGCCGGGGAACGGCGCGAAGAAGCCGATCATCACGTCATCGAGCGGCTCGCCCAGGACGAAATCGCGGGTCGCCCGCAGGGTGTCCGCCGTCTCGCCGGGCGCGCCCAACATGATGAACGCCTTGGTGGAGATGCCTTCCGCGCGCACCTTGCGCAACGCCTCGCGGGCCTGCTCGACCGTCGTCCCCTTGCCCAGGCGCCGCAGCATGTCGTCGCTGCCCGATTCGAGGCCGAACGACACCTGCCAGCAGCCGGCCTTGGCCAGTTCGCGCAGGGCGAACGGCGAGATGATCTGGTCGACGCGCGCCTGGCAGGAAAACGACAGCGGCAGGCCGCTGCGCTGAATGGCGCGGCAGAGCTCGACCAGCCGCCCCTCGTCGATGAACAGGCTCTCGTCGTGGAAGGCGAAATCGACGATCGAATGCTGCCGGTAGAGCAGCTCCATCATTTCCCACACGTAGGCCGCGCCGTGCATCCGCAGCTTCTGCCCGAAAACGCCGCGGTCGCAAAACGCGCATTTGTACGGGCAGCCGCGCGAGGTAAACAGGATCGTGCTCGGCAGCCGGAAGGTCGATTGCGGGCTGGGCCCGTAGGTCGGCGCGAGGGGCGGCAGCAGATCCCACGCCGGTTGCGGCAAGTCGTCGAGATGCGCGAACAACGGCCGGCGCTTGGCGAAACGCACCATGCCGCCGTCGCGGTACACCACGCCCTTCACCAGGGCCGGGCTGCCGCCGCGCTCGACTTCCCGGAAGATTTCCCAGGCCGTGGCCTCGCCCTCGCCGACCACGCCGTAGTCGATCGAGCGGTACGATTCGATGGTTTCCTCGGGCCGGCTGGAAACGTGCGGGCCGCCGAGCACCGTGACGCAATCCGGCGACAACTGCTTGATCTTCGCCGCCAGTTCGGCGGCGGCGCGAATGCCCAGGGTCGTGGCGGTGAGGCCGCAGACGAGCGGTGCCTGGGCGGCGACGCGCGCGGCGGCGGCGGTGGTGTCCAGGCCGAGGGCGGCGGCGTCGAGGATGGCGACGTCCACGCCCTGCGCCCGCAGAAACGCGGCCAGATAGGCCAGCCCCAGATTGGGCAGCCGATTGCCGACCGGCGCCAACTTGCCGTACCGGGCTTCCGGGCTCAACGGCGGATTGACCAGAACGAAGTCCGCCACGCTACCTCCGGGTAAACATCCCTGCGCCTAGCCGCGACATGCCCGCGCGGCCGAATAATATTCGCGCTCCGCCCGCGCCAGGCCGGCCAACAGGGCCGCCGCCGGCCGGAAATCGGCCGGGGGTTCCTGTTCGCTGAGCGCCCGCAGTTCGACGCCCAACGCGGTCCAGGCGGCGGCGATCCGGCGCATGCGCTCGGGCAGTCCGTGCCATTCGATCGCCGGACAATAGACCGCTCCCTCCGCCAGAAAATCAGCGTACATCTTGCGGAAACTGCCGCCGCCCGTGCCGCGCTTTTCGATCACCTGATAGGCGAAGCGCGCGCTCCATTGCCAATCGGCCGCCTCCCGCCACGCGGGCAGTTCGCGCGCGGCGCGCTCCAGGGCGGCGACGCCGAAAAGCTCGCCGCGATCGGCCAACATTTTCTCCGCCTGGGCGACAATCGCAAGGGGCACCGCGACGGCCGGGTCGGCCAGGCGTTCGGGCACGCGAATCTCGAACCAGTCGTTTTGCAATTCGAACGGCGGCGCCGTCTCGGCGCGCGCCCGGGCCAGGCTGTCGAGCGGCACCGGCTGCAACTGGTCGAACTCGTTGTCGCTGATCGTCGCGGTTTGCTTTTCCTCGTCGTAACCGACGACCAGAATTTTATGCCCGCCGAAGCGGGTCTTGGTATTGTAATAGTCGAGCCAGCGGATATCGGCCTGGACCATCGCCGGGCGGCCGGCGTCGATTTCGTTTTTGACCCAGCGCCAGGCCTCGGCGGGATC
This genomic interval carries:
- a CDS encoding B12-binding domain-containing radical SAM protein — translated: MADFVLVNPPLSPEARYGKLAPVGNRLPNLGLAYLAAFLRAQGVDVAILDAAALGLDTTAAAARVAAQAPLVCGLTATTLGIRAAAELAAKIKQLSPDCVTVLGGPHVSSRPEETIESYRSIDYGVVGEGEATAWEIFREVERGGSPALVKGVVYRDGGMVRFAKRRPLFAHLDDLPQPAWDLLPPLAPTYGPSPQSTFRLPSTILFTSRGCPYKCAFCDRGVFGQKLRMHGAAYVWEMMELLYRQHSIVDFAFHDESLFIDEGRLVELCRAIQRSGLPLSFSCQARVDQIISPFALRELAKAGCWQVSFGLESGSDDMLRRLGKGTTVEQAREALRKVRAEGISTKAFIMLGAPGETADTLRATRDFVLGEPLDDVMIGFFAPFPGAELTNEIERHGRKIGGYQAMSEHQVSFVPTGLEASELEKFRRRLYRSFYLRRAVFRHYRRRLREPSSRRLLLRAAWQFLRHYAFSG
- a CDS encoding BtrH N-terminal domain-containing protein, which produces MQVTVSGYEHARGNHCGTTSISRLLRFHGHRISEAMCLGLGEGLEFVYLTGPSLNPTRYIGGRGPYLETTCFRNLGVPCTVHQTADPAEAWRWVKNEIDAGRPAMVQADIRWLDYYNTKTRFGGHKILVVGYDEEKQTATISDNEFDQLQPVPLDSLARARAETAPPFELQNDWFEIRVPERLADPAVAVPLAIVAQAEKMLADRGELFGVAALERAARELPAWREAADWQWSARFAYQVIEKRGTGGGSFRKMYADFLAEGAVYCPAIEWHGLPERMRRIAAAWTALGVELRALSEQEPPADFRPAAALLAGLARAEREYYSAARACRG